A section of the Zavarzinella sp. genome encodes:
- a CDS encoding HAD family phosphatase, whose product MATRDWAVIWDVDGTLVDTAKLHHEAWVLTCARLGKLFTPQDFADTFGRRNPEIIRHLLGEHLTDEEIAQIGADKEDLYRTEAKKGVELLPGVGQLLKGIHQLAVSQGIGTSAPRKNLELILEITASTHFFAAQVAMEDTTRGKPDPEVFLKAAAQLNIPPQRCIVLEDAIAGVQAAKAGGMKCIGVTFVGHHPREKLIQAGADHVVHSFEEIDARFIEQLLV is encoded by the coding sequence ATGGCAACACGTGACTGGGCGGTGATTTGGGACGTGGATGGTACCTTAGTCGACACGGCAAAACTGCACCACGAAGCCTGGGTGCTGACATGTGCCAGACTTGGCAAACTCTTTACACCGCAAGACTTTGCGGATACTTTTGGCAGGCGTAATCCGGAAATTATCCGTCATCTGCTGGGAGAACATCTGACTGATGAGGAAATTGCTCAGATTGGTGCAGATAAAGAAGATCTTTACCGTACAGAGGCCAAAAAAGGGGTAGAACTACTGCCTGGCGTGGGACAATTATTAAAAGGTATTCATCAATTGGCGGTTTCGCAGGGGATTGGAACGAGTGCACCCCGAAAGAACCTCGAACTGATTCTTGAAATTACTGCCAGTACCCATTTTTTCGCCGCACAGGTCGCCATGGAAGACACGACCCGCGGTAAACCTGATCCGGAAGTCTTTCTGAAAGCGGCAGCACAACTCAACATCCCCCCACAGCGGTGCATCGTGCTGGAAGATGCCATCGCAGGAGTGCAGGCTGCTAAGGCAGGTGGGATGAAGTGCATCGGCGTGACATTCGTGGGTCATCACCCACGCGAAAAATTAATCCAGGCGGGTGCAGACCACGTTGTACATTCGTTTGAAGAGATTGACGCCCGCTTTATTGAACAATTGCTCGTATAA
- a CDS encoding peroxiredoxin-like family protein, whose amino-acid sequence MQEILPQLLEMQVDTIVITMSKPKAIESFLREYPQPFPLYGNPSLTLYIAVGFGRTSWLNFFRPTVVWKYLKMIFQGFRVRAIAEGEDALQLGGDLLFSPEAGIEWCYASKDAVDRPSNEEILMISRAQAK is encoded by the coding sequence GTGCAGGAGATTTTGCCCCAACTACTTGAAATGCAAGTAGATACGATCGTTATCACGATGAGCAAGCCAAAGGCTATCGAAAGCTTTTTAAGAGAGTATCCGCAACCATTTCCTCTTTATGGGAATCCTTCGCTGACTCTTTATATTGCAGTGGGGTTTGGCCGCACCAGTTGGTTGAATTTTTTCCGTCCCACGGTGGTGTGGAAGTACCTGAAAATGATCTTCCAGGGCTTTCGTGTGCGGGCGATTGCCGAGGGAGAGGACGCACTTCAGCTGGGTGGGGATCTGCTTTTTTCGCCCGAAGCGGGCATCGAATGGTGTTACGCGAGCAAAGATGCGGTCGATCGACCTAGCAATGAAGAGATTTTAATGATTAGCCGAGCTCAGGCAAAATAA
- a CDS encoding branched-chain amino acid ABC transporter permease, with the protein MIEPIFELPGLFAQTSSPSSQLVLIQLLIQGLTFGALFALIALGYTMVYGIVELINFAHGDVFMMGMFFALTVLAMLGLAGDGATTAKTSLIITGVVLIFLTVPIFTAGLNFGIDRLIYRPLRSAPKLALIVSAIGVSFMLMNLGQLWNGLLPENGQSVQAASVRSFPNLIPDRNLLPAILGKDTQLRFSVKDAMILGITIPMMILLTLFVKYSKTGKAMRATAQNPTAARLMGINVDSVIGVTFAIGGALAGVGSVMYALYLNSTSFQIGFINGLYAFTAAVLGGIGNIPGAVLGALVIGMVRALGSAYVGEAWTSAMVFLALILILIFRPSGILGARTREKV; encoded by the coding sequence GTGATCGAACCGATATTCGAGTTGCCAGGGCTGTTTGCTCAAACCTCCTCTCCATCCTCGCAACTGGTACTGATTCAATTATTAATTCAAGGGCTGACATTTGGGGCACTTTTTGCCTTGATAGCGCTTGGCTACACCATGGTCTACGGCATTGTTGAATTGATCAACTTTGCTCACGGCGATGTCTTCATGATGGGCATGTTTTTCGCCCTGACGGTGCTGGCAATGCTGGGACTGGCAGGTGATGGTGCTACCACTGCGAAAACCAGCCTGATCATCACCGGTGTTGTGCTGATTTTTTTGACGGTACCAATATTTACTGCTGGTCTTAACTTTGGGATTGATCGATTGATCTATCGCCCACTCAGGTCGGCCCCCAAACTGGCACTAATTGTATCTGCAATCGGTGTCAGCTTTATGCTGATGAATCTTGGCCAGTTATGGAATGGTTTGTTACCAGAGAATGGGCAATCTGTGCAGGCAGCCTCCGTTCGCAGTTTCCCTAACCTGATTCCAGATCGAAACCTTCTGCCAGCGATCCTGGGCAAAGACACCCAGTTACGATTCTCCGTGAAAGATGCGATGATCCTTGGGATTACGATCCCAATGATGATCCTTTTAACATTGTTCGTGAAATATTCCAAAACAGGCAAGGCGATGCGGGCTACGGCTCAGAACCCGACTGCAGCCCGCCTCATGGGTATCAATGTTGATTCTGTTATTGGAGTCACGTTTGCGATTGGTGGAGCACTTGCTGGTGTGGGCAGCGTCATGTATGCCCTCTATCTGAACTCAACATCATTCCAGATTGGCTTCATTAATGGTCTCTATGCTTTTACTGCGGCGGTTCTGGGTGGCATTGGCAATATACCCGGTGCTGTATTAGGTGCCTTGGTAATCGGTATGGTAAGGGCACTCGGATCTGCTTACGTCGGTGAAGCCTGGACCAGTGCGATGGTCTTTCTGGCACTCATCCTGATTCTGATTTTCCGACCGTCAGGTATTCTGGGGGCACGCACCAGGGAGAAGGTATGA
- a CDS encoding ATP-binding cassette domain-containing protein, whose translation MAILELKNVTMKFGGLTAVNDVSFHVESGEIFSVIGPNGAGKTTAFNTITGIYQPTSGHVYFQGHPVRLPITWRIVFLCLLVSFVAMLSGFLLAVNPDRLWRAAIKRHNATPENFTISRVFDDTLAFMRGSLTTENLGLRGHRVVSVDGAYEFETYSTADEANLVRALLLNDNLKPEQVGTKFVAKAGDRIVFESSAENIRDNFISKHTEWYTTQSSRLKLGLIVGIVCGVLAGAGTFVVWNRNRRTPDVISREGIARTFQNIRLFGKMTVLENVLIGMDRYNKTNLFNIISRCRFGRREQDLQQKAYELLQFVGLGKSVHQLAESLPYGDQRRLEIARAMASSPELLLLDEPAAGMNPKETTELMDLIRKIRDRKITILLIEHHMSLVMGISDHIAVLDYGSKIAEGTPEEVRNNPRVIEAYLGKEEVS comes from the coding sequence TTGGCCATTCTTGAATTGAAAAACGTGACGATGAAGTTCGGTGGACTGACCGCAGTAAACGATGTTTCGTTTCACGTGGAGTCCGGCGAGATCTTTTCGGTCATTGGGCCAAACGGTGCAGGCAAAACGACAGCATTCAACACCATCACAGGAATTTATCAGCCTACCTCAGGCCATGTTTATTTTCAGGGGCATCCAGTTCGGCTTCCCATTACGTGGCGGATTGTCTTTTTGTGCCTTCTGGTCAGTTTCGTCGCGATGCTTTCTGGTTTTCTACTCGCGGTAAATCCTGATCGGCTTTGGCGAGCTGCGATCAAGCGACACAATGCCACCCCAGAGAACTTTACCATCAGTCGCGTTTTTGACGATACACTCGCCTTTATGCGTGGGTCACTTACTACCGAAAATCTAGGCTTACGCGGGCATCGAGTCGTGTCTGTTGATGGAGCCTATGAGTTTGAAACATACTCCACAGCGGATGAAGCCAATCTGGTGAGGGCATTATTATTAAACGATAACCTCAAGCCAGAACAGGTGGGGACAAAGTTCGTGGCCAAAGCGGGTGATCGAATTGTTTTTGAATCCTCGGCAGAGAATATTCGTGACAATTTTATCTCCAAGCACACTGAATGGTATACAACCCAATCAAGTCGCTTGAAGCTGGGCCTGATCGTTGGGATCGTTTGCGGAGTATTAGCAGGTGCTGGAACATTTGTTGTCTGGAACCGGAATCGCCGCACCCCCGATGTGATTTCAAGAGAAGGCATCGCCAGAACGTTTCAGAACATCCGCCTCTTTGGTAAAATGACGGTGCTGGAAAATGTGCTGATCGGTATGGATCGTTACAACAAAACAAACCTTTTCAATATTATCAGTCGATGCCGATTTGGTCGCCGCGAACAGGATCTACAGCAAAAAGCCTACGAACTTCTCCAATTCGTGGGGCTGGGCAAGTCTGTGCACCAACTGGCTGAAAGCCTGCCATACGGCGATCAACGGCGACTGGAAATCGCCCGAGCGATGGCCTCGTCGCCAGAATTATTGCTGCTGGATGAACCTGCAGCTGGGATGAATCCGAAAGAAACCACGGAACTGATGGATTTGATTCGAAAAATTCGCGATCGCAAAATCACCATCCTGTTAATTGAACACCACATGAGCCTGGTGATGGGTATTTCAGATCACATTGCTGTACTTGATTATGGCAGCAAAATTGCCGAAGGAACACCGGAAGAAGTTCGCAACAACCCACGGGTGATTGAAGCCTACCTTGGGAAAGAGGAGGTGAGCTGA
- a CDS encoding branched-chain amino acid ABC transporter permease, translating into MTNEPAIPPRKKLPLAAIVGIVGLLIAVVYPFVPDLNQNIFRSIGTDIGNEMPTLFIYCIVALGLHVVVGNAGILHLGIGAFFAVGAFTTGILAVANYPFQFDLIPCMICSMLVAATLAVVVSAPMLRLRGDYLALVTLGFGEVTRYVLRNFEEITNGTKTLGPLSSPKFLDWPAKQLGLTLNWQSYECWYFVTLVLLVAVFLFLRNLERSRIGRAWVAVREDELAATCMGIRSSTLKLLAFAIAGGLAGMAGSLYTFKLSNTSFPDQYGFNTSVLILVCLILGGLGNRWGVVLGVLLVVGFENIVAPTVDQHLKQQLGQNDHFYMLPGFWKMFIFGLVLVVVMRFRPEGLVPERRDR; encoded by the coding sequence ATGACAAACGAACCTGCTATCCCGCCCCGCAAAAAACTGCCATTAGCAGCTATCGTTGGTATTGTGGGATTGCTGATTGCAGTCGTGTACCCATTCGTACCTGATTTAAACCAGAACATTTTCCGTTCTATCGGTACTGATATCGGGAACGAAATGCCTACATTGTTTATTTATTGCATTGTCGCACTCGGATTGCACGTCGTTGTTGGCAATGCGGGTATTCTTCACCTTGGTATTGGTGCTTTTTTCGCGGTCGGCGCGTTCACCACGGGCATTCTGGCAGTGGCCAATTACCCTTTTCAATTTGATTTGATTCCCTGCATGATCTGTTCAATGCTGGTTGCCGCCACCCTTGCAGTGGTCGTCAGCGCTCCGATGCTTCGGTTGCGTGGCGATTACCTCGCATTGGTCACCCTGGGCTTTGGTGAAGTTACCAGATACGTGCTGCGAAACTTTGAAGAAATTACGAATGGCACCAAAACACTCGGCCCATTATCCAGCCCTAAATTTCTTGATTGGCCAGCAAAACAACTCGGGCTCACATTAAACTGGCAGAGTTATGAATGCTGGTATTTTGTTACCCTGGTGCTGCTGGTTGCTGTTTTTCTCTTTCTCAGAAACCTGGAAAGATCTCGTATCGGTCGAGCCTGGGTTGCAGTGCGTGAAGATGAACTTGCTGCAACCTGCATGGGCATCCGATCCAGCACGCTGAAGCTCCTTGCTTTTGCGATTGCGGGGGGCCTGGCAGGCATGGCAGGCAGCCTGTACACATTCAAACTCAGCAACACGTCATTTCCCGACCAGTATGGCTTCAATACCTCTGTATTGATTCTGGTTTGCCTGATCCTTGGTGGTCTTGGCAACCGCTGGGGAGTAGTTCTCGGTGTATTACTTGTGGTGGGTTTTGAAAATATTGTAGCCCCCACCGTTGACCAGCATCTGAAACAACAGCTTGGGCAAAACGACCATTTTTATATGCTCCCCGGCTTCTGGAAAATGTTCATCTTTGGCCTGGTGTTGGTGGTGGTGATGCGTTTTCGACCGGAAGGACTGGTACCCGAACGGCGTGATCGATAA
- a CDS encoding branched-chain amino acid ABC transporter substrate-binding protein, translating to MVRLLKFFLLAICAVPLATGCNGCNDKASSANTIIIVSSLPRTGSAQGQTDTIVNGIKMALEEIDNKITLNGVEFKIEYQDIDDATPTQGQWDAQRESSNASNAVKNPDVMVYIGPYNSGAAKVSAPILNEGGLLQISPAVTYPGFTKPGTGEANEPGVYQKGGKKTFTRVVPADDLQGTKGAKWAKSLGVKTVYILDDKEVYGQGIANIFKATCKQIGIEVLGHDSIDPKQTDFRTKLSQIKNLNPDLLYVGATSQSGAGQIAKDMVAVGLNKCKMMGPDGCFEQAFIQAAGADTFKTLDCYLTFPGIAPEKLTGKGKEFVDRYKQKYGKDPEAFAIYGYECGKVAIEAIKRSGKKDREAIRAAAFTIKDFEEGALGKWSLDENGDTTIDVVNGVKVGPGKFEPFDKPIGD from the coding sequence ATGGTGCGGTTATTGAAATTTTTCCTGCTGGCGATTTGCGCAGTTCCTTTAGCCACTGGTTGCAATGGCTGCAACGACAAGGCATCCTCTGCAAACACGATCATTATTGTTTCCAGCCTCCCACGTACTGGTAGCGCTCAGGGGCAAACGGATACCATCGTGAATGGCATCAAAATGGCCCTGGAAGAAATAGATAACAAAATCACACTGAATGGTGTCGAGTTCAAGATCGAATACCAGGATATCGACGATGCCACGCCCACCCAGGGACAATGGGATGCCCAACGGGAAAGTTCTAACGCCAGCAATGCCGTTAAGAATCCCGATGTGATGGTTTACATTGGACCGTATAACTCTGGTGCTGCAAAAGTGTCTGCACCAATCCTGAATGAAGGTGGGTTATTACAGATCAGTCCCGCAGTGACTTACCCTGGCTTCACGAAACCTGGCACAGGGGAAGCAAATGAACCAGGCGTTTATCAAAAAGGTGGGAAGAAAACCTTTACACGCGTTGTTCCCGCAGACGACCTGCAAGGCACGAAAGGGGCCAAGTGGGCAAAATCGCTCGGTGTGAAAACCGTTTACATTCTGGACGATAAGGAAGTTTATGGTCAGGGTATTGCCAATATCTTCAAAGCAACCTGCAAACAAATTGGTATTGAAGTTCTGGGACACGACAGCATCGATCCCAAGCAGACCGACTTCCGCACCAAACTAAGCCAGATCAAAAACCTTAACCCCGACCTGCTATACGTAGGTGCCACTTCGCAATCAGGCGCTGGCCAGATTGCCAAAGATATGGTCGCCGTAGGATTGAACAAATGCAAAATGATGGGACCAGATGGCTGCTTTGAGCAGGCATTTATCCAGGCTGCTGGTGCGGATACCTTCAAAACACTCGATTGCTACCTCACTTTTCCCGGTATTGCTCCAGAAAAATTAACTGGCAAAGGGAAAGAGTTCGTAGATCGCTACAAGCAGAAATATGGTAAAGATCCCGAAGCATTTGCTATTTATGGATATGAATGTGGGAAAGTGGCAATTGAAGCGATCAAGCGATCTGGTAAAAAAGATCGTGAAGCAATTCGCGCAGCGGCCTTCACCATCAAAGACTTCGAAGAAGGTGCTTTAGGTAAGTGGTCGTTGGACGAGAATGGCGATACCACGATTGATGTTGTCAACGGAGTGAAAGTTGGACCAGGAAAGTTTGAACCGTTCGACAAACCGATTGGTGATTAA